Proteins from a single region of Runella sp. SP2:
- a CDS encoding glycosyltransferase family 2 protein, protein MEFTHTKITLSYSPVFSILIPSWNNLDYLRCLVNSLRKNSRYQHQIIVHVNEGKDGTEEWVKAQGDISYTKSSQNSGVCYGFNAASHLAMADYLVFIDDDMYVCPDWDFYLLEEIKLQKNDKWCISGTMIEGFDNGNACVITNKNYGKHPSEFDEATFLSEYASFPKDDWNGSQWYPMVLPTFVYRAVGGLSIEFFPGMYSDPDFMIKLWHYGVRYYKGIGKSRVYHFASRSTARVKRNDGRTQFILKWGLSSNTFFKNYLKIGAKFLGVLPEPEENTTLRFKKQIDRWKVKLKSRPVDIS, encoded by the coding sequence ATGGAGTTTACGCACACAAAAATTACCCTCTCCTATTCTCCCGTCTTTTCGATTCTCATCCCTTCGTGGAACAACCTCGACTACCTCAGGTGCCTTGTCAATAGCCTCCGAAAAAATAGCCGCTATCAGCATCAAATCATCGTTCATGTCAATGAAGGAAAAGATGGTACCGAAGAATGGGTAAAAGCACAGGGCGATATTAGCTATACCAAAAGTAGTCAAAACTCAGGGGTTTGTTACGGCTTCAACGCTGCTTCTCACTTGGCCATGGCCGATTATTTGGTGTTTATCGACGACGACATGTATGTTTGTCCCGATTGGGATTTTTATTTGTTGGAAGAAATAAAACTGCAAAAAAACGATAAGTGGTGCATCAGCGGAACTATGATTGAAGGTTTTGACAACGGCAATGCCTGTGTTATTACCAACAAAAACTACGGAAAACACCCTTCAGAGTTTGACGAAGCCACCTTTTTGTCGGAATACGCCAGCTTTCCCAAAGACGACTGGAATGGCAGTCAATGGTACCCGATGGTATTACCAACGTTTGTGTATCGGGCCGTAGGTGGGTTGAGCATTGAGTTTTTTCCTGGCATGTACAGCGACCCCGACTTTATGATAAAACTCTGGCATTATGGGGTTCGGTATTACAAGGGAATTGGCAAAAGTAGGGTATATCATTTTGCCAGCCGAAGCACCGCGCGGGTAAAACGCAACGACGGTCGAACACAATTTATCCTAAAATGGGGACTGAGTAGCAATACTTTTTTCAAAAATTACCTTAAAATTGGGGCAAAATTTTTGGGAGTCCTTCCAGAACCCGAAGAAAATACCACGTTACGGTTCAAAAAACAAATTGATCGCTGGAAGGTAAAACTCAAAAGCCGCCCCGTGGATATATCCTAA
- a CDS encoding bifunctional 2-polyprenyl-6-hydroxyphenol methylase/3-demethylubiquinol 3-O-methyltransferase UbiG — protein MSTLKEQIKLVPHSKGNALTFIHQYLAQNDVRQKTVIDVSAGSGYVANLWHKAGATVRAFDMHPDILRSDALTCSPIDLTKPLPIASNSADYVLLMETIEHIPDQTSLLKELARILKPNGLLIITKPNNSSMSGRMANVWVEAERSDMFLSNEAEVIGYDDQHLYNGRVYLCNVQRLRTMASLAGLKYRAVYPNQLSVSSLIWFLFFGAYLYLRSFLTLNKMAKHAHNDREKDVLREQHRLNIHPTVLLHKHLCITFSKL, from the coding sequence ATGTCAACTTTAAAAGAACAAATCAAGCTGGTTCCGCATTCCAAAGGCAATGCACTGACGTTTATCCACCAATACCTTGCCCAAAATGACGTTCGGCAAAAAACCGTGATTGACGTCTCAGCGGGATCGGGCTACGTGGCTAATCTTTGGCACAAAGCAGGGGCTACCGTTCGTGCCTTTGACATGCACCCCGACATCCTCCGAAGTGATGCGTTGACTTGTTCTCCCATTGATTTGACCAAGCCTTTGCCGATTGCGTCAAACTCCGCCGACTATGTGCTTTTGATGGAAACGATTGAGCATATTCCTGACCAGACCTCGCTCCTGAAAGAACTGGCTAGAATCCTCAAACCGAACGGCTTACTGATTATCACCAAACCCAACAACAGCAGCATGAGCGGCCGAATGGCCAATGTGTGGGTAGAAGCCGAACGGAGCGACATGTTTTTATCGAACGAAGCAGAGGTGATAGGTTACGACGACCAACACCTCTACAACGGTCGGGTGTATCTCTGCAACGTTCAGCGCCTGCGAACGATGGCGAGTTTGGCAGGATTAAAGTACCGAGCTGTTTACCCCAACCAACTGAGTGTAAGCTCTTTGATTTGGTTTTTGTTTTTTGGTGCGTACCTCTACCTGCGTTCGTTTTTGACTTTGAACAAAATGGCAAAACACGCGCACAATGACCGAGAAAAGGACGTTTTACGCGAACAACACCGGCTCAATATTCATCCGACGGTGCTTCTTCATAAGCACTTGTGTATTACTTTTAGTAAACTATGA
- the ytxJ gene encoding bacillithiol system redox-active protein YtxJ: MNWNRLTDVAQLEEIKEESHQHPVLLFKHSTRCSISATTLRRLERDWNEQEVGNLKPYYLDLIAYRPISNKIAEEFDVWHESPQAILIRNGESVFDASHYDVTFDAIKEQVAS, translated from the coding sequence ATGAACTGGAATCGACTCACTGACGTCGCTCAATTAGAAGAAATCAAGGAAGAATCCCACCAACATCCTGTTTTACTTTTTAAACACAGTACCCGTTGTTCAATTAGTGCCACTACACTACGTCGGTTGGAAAGAGATTGGAACGAACAAGAAGTTGGTAATCTCAAGCCTTATTATCTCGATTTGATAGCGTACCGACCCATTTCCAATAAAATTGCCGAAGAATTCGACGTATGGCATGAGTCACCCCAAGCCATACTGATTCGCAACGGAGAAAGTGTTTTCGACGCCTCGCACTACGATGTGACGTTTGACGCTATCAAAGAACAAGTCGCCTCATAG
- a CDS encoding 3-deoxy-D-manno-octulosonic acid transferase, producing MFAFFYTIGLHLLVFLANIVALFHPKTRKWVEGQRVKGKGQGAKAGPSQGEGALSFRGATPVRESKVFWVHAASLGEFEQGRPVIEAIRTEYPHAHIVLSFFSPSGYEIRKDYNQVDEVCYLPVDTPRNVKRFLDNVQPDVALFIKYEFWYNYLHELKKRQIPTFLFSAIFRPNQLFFKPYGGFYRRMLFCFNEILVQNEASKQLLNSVGYSSATVAGDTRLDRVVQIAKQAKSYPEIEAFKGTNPLLIIGSAWPDDMEVLIPFLNQWEAPLKVIIAPHEINTEQIQQWQKALKKHSERFTVYGLRFGVDGTPLDILHSPLDILFLDTIGMLASLFRYADFAYVGGAFKDGLHNTMEPAVYAMPIFFGQPYYQKFQEALDLLQLGGATTIATTQEFTTAFTEVYQNLKIRQQKAGICYDYVQKNAGATAKVMASIRSAF from the coding sequence TTGTTCGCATTTTTCTACACCATTGGCCTACATCTTTTGGTCTTTCTAGCCAACATCGTCGCGCTTTTCCATCCCAAAACGCGCAAATGGGTGGAGGGGCAGAGGGTGAAGGGCAAAGGGCAAGGGGCAAAGGCCGGGCCGTCGCAAGGAGAAGGGGCTTTGTCATTCCGAGGTGCGACGCCCGTGCGGGAATCTAAAGTTTTCTGGGTTCATGCGGCGTCATTGGGGGAGTTTGAACAAGGGCGGCCTGTCATCGAAGCCATTCGTACCGAATACCCTCATGCGCATATTGTGTTGAGTTTTTTCTCGCCGTCGGGCTACGAAATCCGCAAAGATTACAACCAAGTCGATGAAGTTTGTTATTTACCCGTCGATACTCCTCGAAACGTTAAGCGTTTTTTGGATAACGTCCAACCCGACGTGGCGTTGTTTATCAAATACGAATTTTGGTATAACTACCTTCACGAACTCAAAAAAAGACAAATTCCAACTTTTCTATTTTCCGCAATTTTTCGCCCCAACCAACTGTTTTTCAAACCCTACGGAGGTTTTTACCGACGAATGTTGTTTTGTTTCAACGAGATTTTGGTACAAAATGAAGCCTCCAAACAATTACTCAACTCGGTAGGCTATTCTTCCGCGACCGTTGCAGGTGACACCCGCCTCGACCGCGTTGTGCAAATTGCCAAACAAGCCAAAAGTTATCCTGAAATTGAAGCATTTAAAGGCACTAATCCACTTTTGATCATTGGCTCGGCGTGGCCCGACGACATGGAGGTATTAATTCCGTTTTTGAACCAATGGGAAGCTCCGCTCAAGGTCATCATTGCCCCTCACGAAATCAATACCGAACAAATCCAACAATGGCAAAAAGCACTCAAGAAACATAGTGAGCGGTTTACGGTTTACGGTTTACGGTTTGGAGTTGATGGAACTCCACTTGACATTCTGCATTCTCCCCTCGACATTCTTTTCCTAGATACGATTGGTATGTTGGCTTCGCTATTTCGGTATGCCGATTTTGCTTACGTCGGTGGGGCATTTAAAGATGGACTGCACAATACGATGGAGCCTGCGGTGTATGCAATGCCGATTTTTTTTGGGCAGCCCTATTATCAGAAATTCCAAGAAGCGCTGGATTTGTTACAGTTGGGCGGTGCTACTACGATTGCCACTACCCAAGAATTTACGACGGCTTTTACTGAAGTATATCAAAACCTCAAAATCCGCCAGCAAAAGGCGGGTATTTGCTACGATTATGTACAAAAAAATGCGGGTGCTACGGCCAAAGTGATGGCCTCTATACGCAGCGCGTTTTAA
- a CDS encoding DUF5686 and carboxypeptidase regulatory-like domain-containing protein produces MRIIVSLFLVIANLTALASGIKGTVKTSKGEPLPYATLAIKGTSTGTIANAEGRYELSLAPGKYEVVFQYLGFKALTKSIEVANETITLNVVMEEQALTINEVKVGSKSEDPAYTIMRRAIAKARFHALQVQSYSARVYIKSSGVATNIPFYAESSLKKEGIVEGRPIVNESVSDLTFKQPNNYQQRVISTRNSLNQDAVSPNAFIMASFYNATVGDAVSPLSPKALTYYKFEYQGSFREGDLEVNKIKVIPKSYGEGVFRGQIYIIENTWAIHSLDLETTAEGLDFQMKQVYNPLQGVWLPTTSRIRFAGSLLGFSGEFNHAISLTYKNLKINPAFVENVVVLDEKIEKPSSDISKKDLRTKKLNELAAQQKEVSGKQLRKMLKEYEKQDRNERKAQKEDVNVVRSDSIVIDSMANKRNDAFWNEIRTIPLTELETKSYRHSDSVRVVKVAKIKADSTKAKKDSTNFDLMALLSGRTFKLSKQWRLEYEGPLRTQNFSYNTVEGYVLESSLNFIRRLKQANTFYIKPLGRYAIGRRELLGTLSTGWQGRRRGISLTGGRYVAQFNSANPISPSINTSATLLFENNYMKIYEKEFGRLAFNYARLADVLSISGGIEFGRRYALENLENQRPWIRWNQYAFTPNAPYNREHSHRLNALEADSYYTFAPHNALTLDVALTWKPGQKYRLYNGRKRYLENNNPSLTLRYAKGIPTIGNSAVDYDRVEFDIRQDLETGIKSELHYAVSAGAFLNRRSVYLMDYKHFMGNRTFILYGDSYTRFRSLPFYEYSTSERYLEAHVTNVYRRFLLTRLPFVRLAGLKENLMVHYLLTPMAKHYTEVGYALDGLIPGFPFFRVEAIAVFNNFKYDHTAFRVGTTFKFGN; encoded by the coding sequence ATGCGAATAATAGTTTCCCTCTTTTTAGTGATAGCCAACCTGACGGCTTTGGCTTCGGGTATCAAAGGAACGGTCAAAACCTCCAAAGGTGAACCCTTGCCTTACGCTACGCTTGCCATTAAAGGAACTAGCACGGGTACCATCGCCAACGCCGAAGGGCGCTATGAGTTGTCGCTTGCGCCTGGCAAATACGAGGTGGTGTTTCAGTATTTGGGTTTTAAAGCGCTGACCAAATCCATCGAAGTAGCCAATGAGACCATCACGCTCAACGTCGTGATGGAGGAACAAGCTTTGACGATAAATGAAGTAAAAGTTGGCTCAAAGAGCGAAGACCCTGCCTACACCATCATGCGGAGAGCAATCGCTAAAGCGCGTTTCCATGCCCTTCAAGTACAATCATACAGCGCTCGGGTGTACATCAAGTCGTCGGGGGTGGCGACTAATATTCCGTTTTATGCCGAAAGTTCGCTTAAAAAAGAGGGGATTGTAGAAGGACGGCCAATTGTGAATGAAAGCGTGAGCGACCTGACTTTTAAGCAGCCTAATAATTACCAACAACGCGTGATTTCGACCCGAAACAGCCTCAATCAGGATGCCGTAAGTCCCAACGCGTTTATCATGGCAAGTTTCTATAACGCAACGGTCGGAGATGCAGTTTCACCCTTGTCGCCTAAGGCATTGACGTACTATAAGTTTGAATACCAAGGCTCGTTTCGGGAGGGTGATTTGGAAGTTAATAAAATCAAAGTGATCCCGAAATCGTACGGCGAAGGAGTCTTTCGAGGACAAATTTATATCATCGAAAATACCTGGGCGATTCATAGCCTCGACCTAGAAACAACGGCCGAAGGTCTTGATTTTCAAATGAAACAAGTGTATAATCCGTTGCAAGGCGTATGGTTGCCTACTACGAGCCGCATTCGATTTGCAGGGTCGTTGTTGGGGTTTTCGGGGGAGTTTAATCACGCTATTTCGTTGACGTACAAAAACCTGAAAATCAATCCTGCTTTTGTAGAAAATGTGGTGGTGTTGGACGAAAAAATCGAAAAGCCATCGAGCGATATTTCTAAAAAAGACCTTCGTACTAAAAAACTGAATGAATTGGCGGCGCAGCAAAAAGAGGTGTCGGGCAAGCAACTCAGAAAAATGCTAAAAGAGTATGAAAAACAAGACCGCAACGAGCGCAAAGCCCAAAAAGAAGATGTAAATGTGGTTCGTAGCGACTCCATTGTCATTGATTCCATGGCCAATAAACGTAATGATGCTTTTTGGAACGAAATTCGCACTATTCCGCTCACCGAACTTGAAACCAAAAGCTATCGTCATTCGGATAGTGTACGGGTGGTGAAAGTGGCTAAAATAAAGGCTGATAGTACCAAAGCAAAAAAGGATTCAACCAATTTCGATTTGATGGCATTGTTATCGGGGCGCACCTTTAAGTTGTCGAAACAGTGGCGATTGGAATACGAAGGTCCGCTGCGAACGCAGAATTTTAGCTATAATACTGTGGAGGGCTACGTGTTAGAAAGTAGCTTAAATTTTATTCGACGCCTCAAGCAAGCAAACACTTTTTACATCAAACCATTGGGGCGTTATGCCATTGGTCGGCGGGAGTTGTTGGGGACACTAAGTACGGGTTGGCAGGGACGCCGTCGCGGCATTTCATTGACGGGCGGGCGGTACGTGGCGCAGTTTAATTCAGCAAATCCTATTTCTCCTTCCATCAATACCTCAGCGACGTTGTTGTTTGAAAACAATTACATGAAAATATACGAAAAGGAATTTGGCCGATTGGCATTTAATTATGCGCGCCTAGCCGATGTGTTGAGCATTTCGGGAGGGATTGAATTTGGTCGTCGTTATGCCTTAGAAAACCTGGAAAACCAGCGCCCGTGGATTCGTTGGAATCAATACGCTTTTACGCCCAACGCGCCTTATAACCGCGAACATAGCCACCGACTTAATGCCCTTGAAGCCGATTCTTACTACACCTTTGCACCGCACAATGCCCTCACGTTAGACGTGGCCCTGACGTGGAAGCCTGGCCAAAAATACCGCCTTTACAACGGCCGAAAACGCTACCTCGAAAACAACAATCCGTCGCTGACGTTGCGTTATGCCAAAGGAATCCCGACGATTGGAAACAGTGCCGTTGATTATGATCGGGTGGAGTTTGATATTCGTCAAGACCTGGAAACGGGGATTAAAAGCGAGCTGCATTATGCCGTTTCGGCGGGGGCGTTTCTTAATCGTCGTTCGGTGTATTTGATGGATTATAAGCACTTTATGGGAAATCGCACGTTCATTTTGTACGGCGATAGCTATACCCGATTTCGGTCGTTGCCTTTCTATGAATATAGCACGTCGGAACGCTATTTGGAAGCACACGTTACCAACGTTTACCGTCGTTTTTTGCTTACTCGCTTACCTTTTGTGCGCTTGGCGGGCCTAAAAGAGAACTTGATGGTACATTATTTACTAACTCCGATGGCCAAGCATTACACCGAAGTGGGTTATGCGTTGGATGGCCTTATTCCAGGGTTTCCGTTTTTTAGGGTAGAAGCGATTGCGGTCTTTAATAATTTCAAGTACGACCACACGGCATTTCGGGTGGGGACAACGTTTAAGTTTGGTAATTAA
- the uvrC gene encoding excinuclease ABC subunit UvrC, giving the protein MSVFDYKAELAKIPAEPGVYRYFSEEGEIIYVGKAKSLKNRVSSYFVKNHADRKTRRLVSQIRRIEFTIVHTEFDALLLENQLIKRYQPRFNILLRDDKTYPFIKIFNEPFPRVESTRRVDKKTGTYFGPFANPRAMYNLLDMFRELYSLRTCNLNLSPEHIKADKYKVCMEYHLKRCKGPCVGLQPLEEYEQEVAQIQQILKGQMSIPQQYFKQNMVQAAEKLEFEKAHEWKIKLELLQNFQTKSTVVNPKIGNVDVIVIASDEEAAYVNYLKIVNGYIMAAQTLEVKKKLEETDEEILALVLFEMRTTYESEAKEIITNIEITTDFKAEITIPKIGDKRSLLEMALKNVHYFRKEKAERQLIEASATTNRRDRVLIKLKADLQLKTLPRHIECFDNSNIQGTNPVSAMVCFKEGRASKKDYRHFSIKTVVGPNDFASMYEVVTRRYTRLLEENSPLPDLIVIDGGKGQLSAACDALKAVGLYGKVPIVGIAKRLEEIYFPEDTLPLYIDKKSESLRLIQQIRDEAHRFAITYHRDKRSRNAIVSELENVDGIGKKTAANLLKEFKSVKAIREADAEKIAAFVGKDKAQKIKEYFAQQQGE; this is encoded by the coding sequence ATGTCTGTTTTTGACTATAAAGCTGAGTTAGCCAAAATCCCCGCCGAACCTGGGGTGTACCGTTATTTTAGTGAAGAGGGGGAAATTATTTACGTCGGCAAAGCCAAAAGCCTTAAAAATCGGGTCAGTAGTTATTTTGTTAAAAACCACGCCGACCGCAAGACGCGTCGTTTGGTGAGTCAGATTCGTCGGATTGAATTTACCATTGTACATACTGAATTTGATGCGCTGTTGCTCGAAAATCAACTTATTAAACGGTATCAGCCGCGTTTCAATATCCTCCTGCGCGACGACAAAACGTATCCGTTTATTAAGATATTCAATGAGCCTTTTCCACGCGTAGAATCCACCCGCCGCGTTGATAAAAAAACGGGGACTTACTTTGGCCCTTTTGCCAATCCACGGGCCATGTATAATCTGTTGGACATGTTTCGAGAATTGTATTCGCTGCGCACTTGCAACCTCAACTTGTCGCCCGAACATATAAAGGCGGATAAGTACAAAGTGTGCATGGAATACCACCTCAAACGCTGCAAAGGGCCGTGCGTGGGCTTGCAGCCGCTGGAAGAGTATGAGCAGGAAGTGGCGCAAATTCAACAGATTCTCAAGGGACAAATGAGTATTCCGCAGCAGTATTTTAAGCAAAATATGGTGCAAGCGGCCGAAAAATTGGAGTTTGAGAAAGCGCACGAGTGGAAAATAAAATTGGAATTACTCCAAAATTTTCAGACAAAATCGACGGTCGTCAATCCTAAAATTGGCAATGTGGACGTCATCGTTATTGCTTCCGACGAAGAGGCGGCTTATGTCAATTACCTCAAAATCGTGAATGGCTACATCATGGCAGCTCAGACGTTGGAGGTAAAGAAAAAACTGGAGGAGACCGACGAAGAAATTTTGGCCTTGGTACTCTTTGAGATGCGCACGACTTACGAAAGTGAGGCCAAAGAAATCATCACGAACATTGAGATTACCACCGATTTTAAAGCTGAAATTACCATTCCAAAAATTGGAGACAAGCGCAGTTTGCTGGAAATGGCGTTGAAAAACGTGCATTATTTCCGCAAAGAAAAAGCAGAACGCCAACTCATCGAAGCAAGTGCTACTACCAACCGCCGCGACCGCGTACTGATTAAGCTCAAGGCCGACCTCCAGCTCAAAACATTACCGCGCCACATTGAGTGCTTCGATAACTCAAACATTCAGGGCACAAACCCTGTTTCTGCAATGGTGTGTTTTAAAGAAGGGCGGGCTTCCAAAAAAGATTACCGACATTTTTCGATTAAAACGGTGGTGGGCCCCAACGATTTTGCCAGTATGTATGAGGTCGTGACCCGCCGCTATACGCGTCTGTTGGAAGAAAATTCGCCATTGCCCGATTTGATTGTAATCGACGGTGGAAAAGGGCAGTTGAGCGCTGCTTGCGATGCTTTGAAAGCCGTGGGGCTGTACGGAAAAGTGCCGATTGTGGGCATTGCCAAGCGCTTGGAGGAAATCTATTTTCCCGAGGATACGCTACCGTTGTATATCGACAAAAAATCGGAATCACTGCGCCTAATTCAGCAGATTCGCGACGAAGCGCACCGCTTTGCTATCACCTACCACCGCGATAAACGTAGCCGAAATGCCATTGTGAGCGAGCTTGAAAATGTGGACGGTATTGGTAAGAAAACGGCCGCCAATTTGCTCAAAGAGTTTAAAAGTGTGAAAGCCATACGCGAGGCAGATGCTGAGAAAATTGCAGCATTTGTTGGTAAAGACAAAGCTCAAAAAATCAAAGAATATTTTGCTCAACAACAAGGAGAGTAA